In 'Nostoc azollae' 0708, the following are encoded in one genomic region:
- a CDS encoding type II toxin-antitoxin system HigB family toxin, with product MSDSELGTFNDVRKIFLSADLVGNFTVLNIKGNHYQLITYIN from the coding sequence ATATCGGATTCTGAATTAGGAACTTTTAATGATGTTAGGAAAATTTTTCTATCAGCAGACTTAGTTGGTAACTTTACTGTTTTGAATATCAAAGGTAATCATTACCAACTTATAACCTATATAAATTAG